The Christiangramia flava JLT2011 genome has a segment encoding these proteins:
- a CDS encoding Glu/Leu/Phe/Val dehydrogenase dimerization domain-containing protein produces MKELLKVYENKEPEIVFHWKDSETEAEGWTVINSLRGGAAGGGTRMRQGLDMNEVLSLAKTMEVKFTVSGPPIGGAKSGINFDPADPRKKGVLERWYKAVSPLLKSYYGTGGDLNVDEINEVIPITEDCGVWHPQEGVFNGHFKPTEADKINRIGQLRQGVIKVLENPNFSPDVTRKYTVADMITGYGVAEAVHHYYNIYGGKIEGKKAIVQGFGNVGSAAAYYLAQLGAKIVGIIDRNGGLINEEGFSFEEIKQLFLQKEGNTLRHDDMMPFDEINEKIWKLDAEIFAPCAASRLISQEQIDAMINTNLEVISCGANVPFADKEIFFGPIMEHTDSRVSLIPDFISNSGMARVFAYFMERRVQMTDEAIFNDTSMTIKNAIQNTFDNNSSKQNISKSAFEVALKQLV; encoded by the coding sequence ATGAAAGAATTACTCAAAGTATACGAAAATAAAGAGCCTGAAATTGTCTTTCACTGGAAAGATTCTGAAACCGAAGCCGAGGGCTGGACAGTGATCAATTCGCTGCGCGGTGGAGCTGCCGGTGGTGGTACAAGAATGAGACAGGGACTGGATATGAACGAGGTTTTATCGCTTGCTAAAACGATGGAAGTGAAATTTACCGTTTCCGGGCCTCCTATTGGTGGTGCAAAATCTGGTATCAACTTCGATCCGGCCGATCCTCGAAAAAAAGGTGTGCTGGAAAGATGGTACAAAGCGGTTTCTCCACTTCTGAAAAGTTACTACGGAACGGGTGGTGATTTGAATGTAGATGAGATTAATGAAGTGATCCCGATCACCGAAGATTGTGGAGTATGGCACCCGCAGGAAGGCGTTTTCAATGGGCATTTTAAGCCAACGGAAGCCGATAAGATCAACCGGATTGGGCAATTGCGACAGGGTGTGATCAAAGTTCTTGAAAACCCCAATTTTTCACCCGATGTAACCCGTAAATATACTGTTGCCGATATGATTACCGGTTACGGCGTGGCTGAAGCTGTGCATCATTATTATAATATTTACGGCGGAAAGATTGAGGGAAAGAAGGCGATCGTTCAGGGCTTCGGAAATGTAGGTTCCGCAGCGGCTTATTACCTGGCACAGCTTGGGGCGAAGATCGTTGGGATCATCGACCGCAACGGTGGGCTCATCAACGAGGAAGGCTTCAGTTTTGAAGAGATCAAGCAATTATTTCTTCAGAAGGAAGGTAACACGCTTCGTCATGATGATATGATGCCTTTTGATGAGATCAATGAAAAGATCTGGAAACTGGATGCGGAAATTTTTGCACCTTGCGCTGCTTCCAGATTGATCTCCCAGGAACAGATAGACGCGATGATCAATACCAACCTCGAAGTGATCTCCTGTGGTGCGAACGTACCATTTGCTGATAAAGAGATTTTCTTCGGCCCCATCATGGAACATACCGATAGTCGCGTAAGCCTGATCCCAGATTTTATTTCCAACTCCGGGATGGCGCGAGTTTTCGCTTATTTCATGGAGCGAAGAGTGCAGATGACAGATGAAGCGATCTTCAACGATACGTCTATGACTATTAAGAACGCGATCCAGAATACTTTCGATAATAATAGTAGCAAACAAAATATCAGTAAATCGGCTTTCGAAGTGGCTCTTAAACAACTTGTTTAA
- a CDS encoding MotA/TolQ/ExbB proton channel family protein, which translates to MLYVFQQDGLADAAQNAEPVVEEKTLSLFDLMFSGGLGGQIIIVILFVLLFVAVYIYFERLFAIKAASRVDKNFMLQIKDSVQNGNIESAKIRCAQSDSPVARLTEKGISRIGSPLEDINTAIENAGRLEVYKLEKNVSILATIAGAAPMIGFLGTVIGMVLAFHELATSSGQAQMGALAEGIYTAMTTTVAGLVVGIIAYIGYNHLVVKTDKVVHQMEATAVDFLDLLNEPA; encoded by the coding sequence ATGCTATACGTTTTTCAGCAGGACGGCCTTGCAGATGCTGCCCAGAATGCAGAGCCGGTCGTGGAAGAAAAAACACTATCATTATTTGACCTGATGTTTAGTGGAGGCCTCGGTGGCCAAATCATCATTGTTATTCTATTTGTGCTTCTTTTTGTAGCGGTCTATATTTATTTTGAAAGACTGTTCGCGATCAAGGCAGCGAGTAGGGTTGACAAGAATTTCATGCTGCAAATTAAAGACAGCGTTCAGAATGGAAATATCGAATCGGCTAAGATTCGTTGCGCTCAAAGCGACTCGCCTGTGGCCCGTCTAACCGAAAAAGGGATTTCCCGAATTGGAAGTCCGTTGGAAGATATCAATACTGCTATCGAAAATGCTGGCAGACTGGAAGTTTACAAGTTGGAGAAAAACGTAAGTATCTTGGCAACTATCGCCGGTGCTGCGCCAATGATTGGGTTCCTGGGAACGGTAATTGGTATGGTGCTTGCTTTCCATGAACTGGCAACAAGCAGTGGCCAGGCACAGATGGGAGCGTTGGCAGAAGGTATTTATACCGCGATGACTACAACCGTTGCCGGTCTGGTAGTGGGTATTATTGCTTATATAGGTTATAACCATTTGGTAGTGAAAACCGATAAAGTGGTGCATCAGATGGAAGCGACTGCGGTTGATTTCCTTGACCTGTTAAACGAGCCTGCTTAA
- a CDS encoding ExbD/TolR family protein, with protein sequence MNLRGRNKISPEFSMSSMTDVVFLLLIFFMLTSPVITPEALDLILPKAKGKTTNKQTLSVSITKDLQVYINSDRISNSALEGELKKRLAGEENPTIILRAEEGVPIEKAVNVMDIANRNSYKIVLAVKPE encoded by the coding sequence ATGAATTTAAGAGGAAGAAATAAAATAAGTCCGGAATTCAGCATGAGTTCGATGACCGATGTAGTATTTCTACTGCTCATCTTTTTCATGCTGACTTCTCCGGTTATCACCCCGGAAGCACTGGATTTGATCCTTCCGAAGGCAAAAGGTAAAACTACCAACAAGCAAACGCTTTCAGTAAGTATTACCAAAGACCTTCAGGTTTATATCAATAGTGATAGGATTAGCAATAGTGCTTTGGAAGGAGAATTGAAGAAAAGACTTGCCGGAGAGGAGAATCCAACGATCATCCTCAGGGCAGAAGAAGGAGTGCCGATTGAAAAAGCGGTTAACGTAATGGATATTGCGAACCGAAATAGTTACAAAATTGTATTGGCTGTAAAACCAGAATAA
- the ybeY gene encoding rRNA maturation RNase YbeY, translated as MNNIEISFFYECDFSISNEEDYLKWIELVAASEKKDLGELNYIFCSDEYLHEINVKYLSHDTLTDIISFDNTIDDLVSGDIFISVDRVKDNAGIFDVSFENELKRVMAHGILHFCGYKDKTKEEKSIMRSKEEEKIALF; from the coding sequence ATGAATAATATAGAAATTAGTTTTTTCTATGAATGCGATTTTTCTATCTCAAATGAAGAGGATTATTTGAAATGGATAGAACTCGTTGCAGCTTCAGAAAAGAAGGACCTCGGAGAATTAAATTATATTTTTTGTAGTGATGAATATTTACATGAAATAAATGTCAAGTATTTAAGTCATGATACATTAACTGATATTATAAGTTTCGATAATACAATTGATGATTTAGTTTCTGGAGATATTTTTATCAGTGTAGACCGTGTTAAGGACAATGCTGGAATTTTCGACGTGTCCTTTGAAAATGAGCTTAAGAGAGTGATGGCTCACGGAATACTTCATTTTTGCGGATATAAGGATAAAACGAAGGAAGAAAAATCCATAATGCGTTCTAAAGAAGAGGAGAAAATTGCATTGTTTTAA
- a CDS encoding site-specific integrase: MKSRSTFSVLFWIKTSKDSNESATLYARITVDGKRVNLSLKHEIPLNHWNARRSKVSGRSPEAKEINEYIQHVRAELFSCYRDLKLEGEIIDAESVKKAYLKEEENLETLSSLFKYHNDNENHNLSQATISHYCTTQRYLLEFVGKKYKSKDLLLKRLDYAFVTGFETFLRNYHSKDHYGYMSNNGAMKHIQRFRKMVRIAINLGWINHNPLQGYSIKMHKNEREFLTQVELDKMVNLSTSIDRLDLVRDLFIFSCYTGISYGDMMNLDFKNLQSIDNSLWITTKRAKTDNSVRLPLLSIPLEIINKYSDHPRRKNSSLLPNLSNQKLNSYLKELADKCSIDKNLTFHMARHTFATTITLTNGVPIETVSKILGHSRLATTQIYARVLDKKISADMNALRNILESKKS, from the coding sequence ATGAAATCTCGATCGACATTTTCTGTCCTTTTCTGGATCAAAACTTCTAAAGATTCAAATGAAAGTGCTACACTCTATGCTAGAATTACCGTTGATGGTAAAAGAGTCAATCTAAGCCTTAAACACGAAATTCCTTTGAATCATTGGAACGCAAGGCGTTCAAAGGTATCTGGCAGATCTCCCGAGGCTAAAGAAATCAATGAATATATTCAGCATGTGCGAGCTGAATTATTTTCTTGCTATAGAGATCTTAAACTGGAAGGTGAGATTATCGATGCGGAATCGGTAAAAAAGGCTTATTTAAAAGAAGAAGAGAACCTGGAAACATTGTCTTCACTTTTTAAGTATCATAATGATAATGAAAATCACAATCTTAGTCAGGCAACTATCAGCCATTATTGCACCACTCAAAGATATCTCCTGGAATTTGTCGGGAAAAAATATAAATCAAAAGATTTATTGCTAAAAAGGCTTGATTATGCATTTGTCACCGGATTCGAAACATTCCTGAGAAACTATCATTCAAAAGATCATTATGGATATATGAGTAACAATGGAGCCATGAAGCATATTCAAAGGTTTAGGAAAATGGTGAGAATAGCAATTAATTTAGGCTGGATAAACCATAATCCGTTACAAGGATATTCAATTAAGATGCATAAGAACGAAAGAGAATTTCTTACTCAGGTTGAGCTGGATAAAATGGTTAATTTAAGTACTTCTATTGATCGTCTGGATCTTGTTCGCGATCTTTTCATTTTTAGTTGTTATACCGGTATATCTTATGGCGATATGATGAATTTAGATTTCAAAAACCTTCAGAGCATTGATAACTCACTATGGATTACCACTAAACGAGCGAAAACCGATAATTCGGTTCGTTTACCATTATTATCTATTCCTCTTGAAATAATCAATAAATATTCGGATCATCCTAGAAGAAAAAACTCTAGTCTACTGCCAAACCTTTCTAATCAAAAGTTAAATAGTTATTTGAAAGAACTGGCAGATAAATGTAGTATTGATAAGAATCTTACCTTTCACATGGCACGCCATACTTTTGCTACTACAATTACTTTAACCAATGGAGTTCCCATTGAGACAGTTTCTAAAATTCTAGGGCATTCCAGGTTAGCCACAACACAAATATACGCACGGGTGCTTGATAAAAAGATTTCAGCAGATATGAATGCGCTAAGGAATATATTGGAAAGTAAAAAATCGTAG
- a CDS encoding anhydro-N-acetylmuramic acid kinase: MKKNEFRLVGVMSGTSLDGIDLVFTEIDLEEPISYKIIHAETVAYTEKWQSSLENAIKLEPAELNDLDYRYTEYLSGVINTFIKKYEIDLVDAVCSHGHTVKHRPKEGITFQIGNLPELARLTGIPVVCDFRVQDVELGGQGAPLVPIGDRLFFSDHQYCMNLGGFANISMEKDSRRLAFDICPVNTVLNFFTRKIGRDYDENGNMAASGEVNEELLQHLNALSFYKKEAPKSLGIEWVNCEVIPLIEKFSLEIPDILSTFCVHVAQQTANVLDNDPNSSVLLTGGGVYNEFLIGQFRKYSKCEFLIPDAQLVEFKEALIFALLGALKLRGEVNVLQSVTGARMDHSSGRIYEP; encoded by the coding sequence ATGAAAAAAAATGAATTCAGGCTTGTGGGGGTCATGTCGGGTACCTCGCTGGATGGTATCGATCTGGTTTTTACTGAAATTGATTTAGAAGAACCCATTAGCTATAAAATAATACATGCTGAAACGGTTGCCTATACTGAAAAATGGCAAAGTTCCCTTGAAAATGCGATAAAACTGGAGCCGGCCGAGCTAAACGATTTGGATTACCGGTATACCGAATATTTATCGGGGGTGATCAACACCTTCATTAAAAAGTACGAGATCGATCTGGTAGATGCCGTTTGCAGTCACGGCCATACGGTAAAACATCGCCCGAAGGAAGGCATCACGTTCCAGATCGGGAATTTGCCCGAGCTGGCCAGACTCACTGGTATTCCGGTAGTTTGTGATTTTCGGGTTCAGGACGTGGAGCTCGGCGGGCAGGGAGCGCCTCTGGTTCCTATAGGAGATCGCCTGTTTTTCAGTGATCATCAATATTGTATGAATTTGGGCGGGTTTGCGAACATTTCAATGGAAAAGGATTCCCGGCGCCTGGCATTTGATATTTGTCCGGTTAACACGGTACTGAATTTTTTCACGCGGAAAATCGGAAGGGATTATGACGAAAATGGGAATATGGCTGCTTCAGGAGAAGTGAATGAGGAGTTGCTTCAGCATTTGAACGCGTTGAGCTTTTACAAAAAAGAGGCTCCGAAATCCCTGGGTATCGAATGGGTGAACTGCGAGGTAATCCCTTTAATAGAAAAGTTTTCGCTCGAAATTCCAGATATTCTCAGCACCTTCTGTGTTCACGTGGCACAGCAAACCGCGAATGTGCTGGATAATGATCCTAATTCGTCGGTTTTGCTGACCGGTGGGGGCGTGTATAATGAATTCTTGATCGGTCAGTTCAGAAAATATTCAAAATGTGAATTTCTAATACCGGATGCTCAGCTGGTCGAATTCAAGGAAGCACTTATTTTCGCCTTGCTTGGCGCCCTGAAACTCCGCGGCGAAGTCAACGTATTACAGTCGGTTACCGGTGCACGGATGGATCACTCTTCCGGCCGGATCTACGAACCCTGA
- a CDS encoding SOS response-associated peptidase — protein sequence MCYKGSISKEERKLMGYGNKGKKGIRTIQPSYNVNAFSNPAIPIVAQDSPDYITTATWGLVPFWGKRDPEKFLKDSKYTLNARGEDFWETKSYKPYVQEGRCVILFDGFYEPHTFSSNKKQPFYCYVPNDAGDYNSRSILPIAGIYSIMDDEYYVSLVTTEANDFFAKVHNVKKRMPLVLDDKLVEEWIKPEQSKSVIDDLVRKGFTSKEFHAHAVSNDIYKRDFVRDGKDVIDPVQPIQNIF from the coding sequence ATGTGTTATAAAGGATCTATTTCTAAAGAAGAAAGAAAGTTGATGGGGTATGGGAATAAAGGTAAGAAGGGTATTCGCACCATCCAACCCTCATATAATGTGAACGCATTTTCAAATCCGGCCATACCAATTGTGGCGCAGGACTCTCCTGACTATATAACAACCGCAACATGGGGCCTCGTTCCTTTTTGGGGTAAAAGAGATCCTGAAAAGTTTTTAAAGGACAGCAAATACACCTTAAATGCCAGAGGGGAGGATTTTTGGGAAACCAAGTCTTATAAACCTTACGTGCAGGAAGGCAGATGTGTAATTTTGTTCGATGGCTTTTATGAACCGCACACATTTTCTAGTAACAAAAAGCAGCCGTTTTATTGTTATGTACCTAATGATGCGGGGGATTACAATAGTCGTTCGATTCTACCAATAGCGGGAATTTATTCCATCATGGATGATGAATACTATGTTTCTTTAGTTACTACTGAAGCAAACGATTTTTTTGCTAAGGTTCATAACGTTAAAAAGAGAATGCCATTGGTACTAGATGATAAATTGGTCGAGGAGTGGATAAAACCTGAACAATCAAAATCTGTCATTGATGATCTGGTTCGGAAAGGGTTTACCTCGAAAGAATTTCATGCGCACGCAGTATCAAACGATATTTACAAACGGGATTTTGTACGGGATGGTAAAGATGTAATTGATCCGGTTCAACCAATACAAAATATTTTCTAA
- a CDS encoding bifunctional folylpolyglutamate synthase/dihydrofolate synthase produces the protein MKTYEETVEWMFQQLPMYQRVGKTAFKKDLTNTLNLAEHLDHPENRFRSIHVAGTNGKGSVSHMLASILQSAGYKTGLYTSPHLKDFRERIRINGRMIDQNDVISFIEENQLFLAANKLSFFEMTVGMALDQFAKEKVDIAVIETGMGGRLDSTNIITPELSVITNIGLDHTAFLGETLPEIASEKAGIIKWNIPVVIGEKQEETTGVFLKKAEEMNAAINFASDGQFPEYYTDLKGVYQAKNLKTVLASVEALRKAGFSVSEEQLINGLKNVKLHTGLQGRWDVLQQKPKVICDTAHNAEGLKLVLQQLQQENFQNLHVVLGVVNDKDLSKVLPLFPKNARYYFCKPDVPRGLAAEMLQEAAANYELEGKSYTSVHQAYSAALENALDEDLVFAGGSNFTVAEVL, from the coding sequence TTGAAGACGTACGAAGAAACTGTTGAATGGATGTTTCAGCAGTTACCCATGTATCAACGTGTGGGCAAAACTGCCTTTAAAAAAGATCTGACCAATACGCTCAATCTTGCTGAACATTTAGATCATCCCGAAAATAGATTCCGAAGTATTCATGTAGCCGGGACGAACGGCAAAGGTTCGGTAAGTCATATGCTGGCTTCTATTTTGCAATCGGCAGGTTATAAAACAGGATTGTATACTTCTCCACATTTAAAAGATTTCAGGGAGCGTATCAGGATCAATGGCAGGATGATCGATCAAAATGATGTGATATCATTCATTGAGGAAAATCAGCTTTTCCTGGCGGCTAATAAGCTCAGCTTTTTTGAGATGACCGTAGGAATGGCATTAGATCAATTTGCAAAGGAAAAGGTTGATATTGCCGTTATCGAAACCGGCATGGGAGGCAGGCTGGATTCCACTAATATTATCACTCCGGAACTTTCGGTTATTACGAACATTGGGTTGGATCATACTGCTTTCCTTGGCGAAACCTTACCGGAAATTGCTTCGGAAAAAGCCGGGATCATCAAATGGAATATTCCGGTGGTGATTGGCGAAAAACAGGAGGAAACGACTGGTGTTTTTCTGAAGAAAGCTGAAGAAATGAATGCGGCCATAAACTTTGCTTCAGATGGGCAATTCCCCGAGTATTATACCGACTTAAAAGGTGTGTATCAGGCGAAAAATCTGAAAACTGTCTTAGCTTCCGTAGAAGCACTTCGAAAAGCCGGATTTTCAGTTTCCGAAGAACAACTGATCAATGGCCTGAAAAATGTAAAATTACATACCGGTTTGCAGGGTCGTTGGGATGTGTTACAGCAAAAACCGAAAGTGATCTGCGATACAGCCCATAACGCTGAAGGTTTGAAGCTGGTATTACAACAACTCCAGCAGGAAAATTTTCAGAATCTTCACGTAGTTCTTGGAGTGGTAAATGATAAAGACCTTTCTAAGGTTTTGCCATTATTTCCTAAAAATGCACGCTATTATTTCTGTAAACCTGATGTGCCTAGAGGTCTGGCTGCTGAAATGCTGCAGGAAGCAGCTGCAAATTATGAATTGGAAGGAAAAAGCTATACTTCAGTACACCAGGCCTATTCTGCAGCACTCGAAAATGCATTGGATGAAGATCTTGTATTTGCCGGAGGTAGTAATTTTACGGTTGCTGAAGTGCTGTAA
- a CDS encoding sugar phosphate isomerase/epimerase family protein translates to MKTTGLALFSCAVIPDLKDFPFRKKLGIQLYSLRDIINKQPEAVLENLAQIGFTEIETYGLTDGKMYGLTPGKLQQIFKKNYLKSPSGHYGLEKMLAGDFEELKEVIAVAKTLEQEYITVPSIPENLRQTAADYKTIARRLNRAGELCKEADLKIAYHNHDFEFDKLGNSEYNGYEILLQHTNQELVKFEMDVYWVVRSGLDPINVLEQFPGRFDLLHIKDMDKTNQDLNTEIGNGSIDYQEILKRISNKSSWHYIIEQENFNKDYYASLKQSADYLAKII, encoded by the coding sequence ATGAAAACAACCGGTCTAGCTTTATTTTCATGTGCGGTCATTCCAGATTTAAAAGATTTTCCATTCCGCAAAAAACTGGGAATTCAGTTGTATTCTTTGAGGGATATTATCAATAAGCAGCCAGAAGCTGTTTTGGAAAATCTGGCGCAAATAGGTTTTACCGAAATAGAAACATACGGTTTAACAGATGGAAAAATGTACGGTCTAACACCAGGAAAGCTCCAACAAATTTTTAAAAAAAACTATTTAAAATCGCCAAGTGGTCATTATGGTTTGGAAAAAATGCTAGCTGGAGATTTTGAGGAATTAAAGGAAGTGATTGCAGTAGCCAAAACTTTAGAACAAGAATATATTACGGTTCCTAGTATTCCAGAGAATTTGAGGCAAACAGCAGCAGACTATAAGACTATTGCCAGAAGATTGAATCGAGCTGGAGAATTGTGCAAAGAGGCTGATTTAAAAATAGCCTATCATAATCATGACTTTGAATTTGACAAGTTAGGCAATTCTGAATACAATGGATATGAGATTCTTCTGCAACATACTAACCAAGAACTTGTAAAATTTGAAATGGATGTGTATTGGGTGGTTCGTTCTGGCCTAGATCCAATAAATGTTCTTGAACAATTTCCTGGGCGATTTGATTTACTGCATATTAAAGACATGGATAAAACCAACCAGGATTTAAATACAGAAATAGGCAATGGATCAATAGATTATCAAGAAATTTTAAAAAGAATATCTAATAAATCTTCTTGGCATTATATAATTGAACAGGAAAATTTCAATAAAGACTATTATGCAAGTTTGAAACAAAGCGCCGATTACTTAGCCAAAATAATTTAG
- a CDS encoding energy transducer TonB, whose protein sequence is MAMLETKHEKKSFTITVVIHVILILLLIFFGLTYLDPPPESGIAVNFGTSEVGSGDTQPTKPIKSAPKQSTAQPEPVKTEPVIEKEVVTQDIEEAPVVEKKKKEPVKTEPVEKPKEEPKPVKKPEPKPDKSTNDALSSILNGPERSGEATSGEGNDNQAGDKGSPDGDPNASSYYGQGAGLDGDGNYRLGGRKALNKEKFVQDCNESGIVVVRIEVNRNGQVVRATPGIKGTTNNAPCLTDPAKRAAMATRFNSDSNAPSVQVGTIIYNFKLSE, encoded by the coding sequence ATGGCGATGCTGGAAACAAAACATGAGAAGAAATCATTCACGATCACCGTGGTCATTCACGTGATCCTGATCCTTCTTTTGATATTTTTCGGCTTAACTTATTTAGATCCGCCACCAGAAAGTGGTATCGCGGTGAATTTTGGTACTTCGGAAGTTGGTTCTGGAGATACTCAGCCAACAAAACCCATTAAATCTGCGCCAAAGCAAAGTACGGCACAACCTGAACCGGTAAAAACAGAGCCTGTAATTGAAAAAGAGGTGGTGACTCAGGATATCGAAGAAGCGCCGGTAGTAGAAAAGAAGAAAAAGGAACCGGTGAAAACTGAACCGGTTGAAAAACCTAAAGAAGAACCTAAGCCTGTAAAAAAACCAGAACCAAAACCAGATAAATCTACCAATGATGCGTTGAGTAGCATCTTAAACGGTCCGGAAAGATCTGGTGAAGCAACAAGCGGTGAAGGAAATGATAACCAGGCTGGGGATAAAGGTAGTCCAGATGGCGATCCGAATGCCAGTTCTTATTATGGGCAAGGGGCCGGACTGGATGGAGATGGAAATTATCGACTAGGCGGTAGAAAGGCTTTAAATAAAGAGAAATTCGTTCAGGATTGTAATGAATCCGGGATCGTGGTGGTTCGTATAGAAGTGAATCGTAACGGGCAGGTTGTTCGTGCGACTCCGGGAATTAAAGGAACTACTAATAACGCTCCGTGCCTTACAGATCCTGCTAAAAGAGCCGCTATGGCGACTCGTTTCAATTCTGATTCTAACGCGCCTTCCGTGCAGGTTGGGACGATTATCTACAACTTTAAACTTTCCGAATAG
- a CDS encoding acyl-CoA dehydrogenase — protein MDFKLTEEHLMIRDAARDFAKTELLPGVIERDEKQEFPAEQIKKMGELGFLGMMASPEYGGGGMDTISYVLAMEEISKIDASASVVMSVNNSLVCWGLDTYGSEEQKQKYLSKLTTGEKLGAFCLSEPEAGSDATSQRTTAIDKGDHYILNGTKNWITNGNSADFYLVIAQTDKEKKHKGINAFIVEKGWEGFEIGPKEQKLGIRGSDTHSLNFNDVKVPKENRIGEDGFGFKFAMKTLSGGRIGIAAQALGIAAGAYELAKEYSKQRKAFGTEICNHQAIAFKLADMHTQIEAARHLVMKAAWDKDQGENYDLSGAMAKLHASQTAMDVTVEAVQVHGGNGYVKEYHVERLMRDAKITQIYEGTSEIQKIVISRSILKS, from the coding sequence ATGGATTTCAAACTTACCGAAGAACACCTCATGATACGGGACGCCGCCCGCGACTTTGCAAAAACCGAATTACTTCCCGGCGTGATAGAACGAGATGAAAAGCAGGAATTTCCTGCTGAGCAGATCAAGAAAATGGGAGAATTGGGCTTTCTGGGAATGATGGCTTCTCCGGAATATGGCGGTGGTGGAATGGACACCATTTCCTATGTTTTGGCAATGGAAGAAATTTCCAAGATCGATGCGTCTGCTTCGGTAGTAATGTCGGTCAACAATTCACTGGTTTGCTGGGGACTTGATACGTATGGTTCCGAAGAGCAAAAACAGAAATACCTTTCGAAATTAACGACCGGTGAAAAACTGGGCGCTTTTTGTCTTTCTGAGCCGGAAGCCGGAAGTGACGCGACTTCACAGCGAACTACGGCGATCGACAAAGGCGACCATTATATTCTGAACGGAACAAAAAACTGGATCACCAATGGGAATTCTGCTGATTTTTACCTGGTGATCGCTCAAACCGATAAGGAGAAGAAACATAAAGGAATCAACGCTTTTATCGTTGAAAAGGGATGGGAAGGTTTTGAAATTGGCCCAAAAGAGCAAAAACTGGGTATTCGTGGAAGTGATACGCATTCCCTGAATTTCAATGATGTAAAGGTTCCTAAGGAAAATCGCATTGGCGAAGATGGCTTCGGCTTTAAGTTTGCCATGAAAACGCTTTCTGGAGGACGTATTGGAATCGCGGCTCAGGCTTTGGGAATCGCCGCTGGCGCGTACGAGCTGGCAAAAGAATATTCCAAACAACGTAAAGCTTTTGGAACTGAAATTTGCAACCACCAGGCAATCGCCTTCAAACTGGCTGATATGCACACCCAGATCGAAGCAGCCCGCCACCTGGTAATGAAAGCCGCCTGGGATAAAGACCAGGGTGAAAATTATGACCTTTCCGGCGCTATGGCGAAATTACATGCTTCTCAAACCGCTATGGATGTGACTGTGGAAGCGGTTCAGGTTCACGGCGGAAACGGCTACGTAAAGGAATACCACGTAGAGCGTTTAATGCGTGATGCCAAGATCACACAGATCTATGAAGGCACTTCTGAAATTCAGAAAATCGTGATCTCCAGAAGTATTTTAAAATCGTAA